In a single window of the Vitis vinifera cultivar Pinot Noir 40024 chromosome 6, ASM3070453v1 genome:
- the LOC100262067 gene encoding uncharacterized protein LOC100262067, whose amino-acid sequence MARSMIGHFFPGLGFFLIGLWHLFNHIKLHVQNPKSFTIHPWFPASKIRYLELLLIMIGSSYYVFTELFRHHRFDPDGTIPSPYLRNFEHASIAITFIVYTSFSIVLDFVAAKAKYGLTQLLAAVALGQQLLMFRLHSTDHAGLEGQYHLFLQMLTLVSMATSLMAIGFPKSFILGFSRSLCILFLGVWLMATGVMLWTPGFIPKGCSLLWDEGGHQEARCHDDESLHRAKALINIEFSWYLIAIMIFSVSFYLFLVDAYGKKVKNLSWEKKEEKGVEHHDDDDDLGL is encoded by the coding sequence ATGGCGAGGTCTATGATAGGGCACTTTTTTCCAGGACTAGGGTTCTTTCTCATTGGGTTGTGGCACCTCTTTAATCACATCAAGCTCCATGTCCAAAACCCCAAATCCTTCACTATCCACCCATGGTTCCCCGCCTCAAAAATAAGGTACTTGGAGCTCCTTCTCATCATGATAGGGAGCTCCTACTACGTGTTCACTGAGCTCTTCCGGCACCATCGCTTTGATCCGGATGGCACCATCCCATCTCCCTATCTACGTAACTTTGAGCACGCCTCCATCGCCATAACCTTCATCGTTTACACCTCTTTTTCCATTGTCCTTGATTTTGTTGCCGCTAAGGCTAAGTATGGCCTGACTCAGCTCCTTGCTGCCGTAGCCCTCGGCCAGCAGTTACTCATGTTTCGCCTTCACTCCACCGACCACGCCGGCCTGGAAGGACAATACCATTTGTTTCTGCAGATGCTCACGCTTGTCTCCATGGCAACTAGTCTCATGGCAATAGGCTTTCCCAAGAGCTTTATACTTGGTTTTTCTAGGTCTCTTTGTATACTTTTCCTTGGGGTTTGGCTGATGGCCACAGGGGTTATGCTTTGGACTCCAGGCTTTATCCCTAAAGGGTGCTCTCTTTTATGGGATGAGGGTGGTCACCAGGAGGCTCGCTGCCATGATGATGAGTCGCTCCATCGTGCTAAAGCGCTGATAAACATAGAGTTCAGCTGGTATCTTATTGCTATCATGATATTTTCAGTGTCCTTTTACTTGTTTTTGGTTGACGCTTATGGAAAAAAGGTCAAGAACTTGTCATGggagaagaaagaagagaaaggaGTGGAACATCATGATGACGATGATGATCTTGGGTTGTAG
- the LOC100256960 gene encoding uncharacterized protein LOC100256960, with translation MASSMIGHFFPGLGFFLIGLWHLFNHIKLHVQNSKSFTIHPWFPAPKIRYLELLLVMIGSSYHMSAELFRHYRFDPDGTIPSPYLRNFEHASIGITFIIYSSSAIVLDFVAAKAKYGLTQLLAAVALGQQLLMFRLHSADHAGLEGQYHLFLQILTLVSTATSLMAIGFPKSFILGFSRSLCIIFLGVWLMATGVMLWTPGFIPKGCSLLWDEGHQEARCHDDESLHRAKALINIEFSWYLIAIMIFSVSFYLFLVDAYGDKVKNLSWGKKEEKGEEHDLGL, from the coding sequence ATGGCGAGTTCTATGATAGGGCACTTTTTTCCAGGGCTAGGGTTCTTTCTCATTGGGTTGTGGCACCTCTTTAATCACATCAAGCTCCATGTCCAAAACTCCAAATCCTTCACTATCCACCCATGGTTCCCCGCCCCAAAAATAAGGTACTTGGAGCTCCTTCTCGTCATGATAGGGAGCTCCTACCACATGTCCGCAGAACTCTTCCGGCACTATCGCTTTGATCCGGATGGCACCATCCCATCTCCCTATCTTCGTAACTTTGAGCACGCCTCCATCGGCATAACCTTCATCATTTACTCCTCTTCTGCCATTGTCCTTGATTTTGTTGCCGCTAAGGCTAAGTATGGCCTGACTCAGCTCCTTGCTGCCGTAGCCCTCGGCCAGCAGTTACTCATGTTTCGTCTTCACTCCGCCGACCACGCTGGCCTGGAAGGACAATACCATTTGTTTCTGCAGATTCTCACGCTTGTCTCCACGGCAACTAGTCTCATGGCAATAGGCTTTCCCAAGAGCTTTATACTTGGTTTTTCTAGGTCTCTTTGTATAATTTTCCTTGGGGTTTGGCTGATGGCCACAGGGGTTATGCTTTGGACTCCAGGCTTCATCCCTAAAGGATGCTCTCTTCTCTGGGATGAGGGTCACCAGGAGGCTCGCTGCCATGATGATGAGTCGCTCCATCGTGCTAAAGCGCTGATAAACATAGAGTTCAGCTGGTATCTTATCGCTATCATGATATTTTCAGTGTCCTTTTACTTGTTTTTGGTTGACGCTTATGGAGACAAGGTCAAGAACTTGTCATGGgggaagaaagaagagaaaggaGAGGAACATGATCTTGGGTTGTAG